The Bacteroidia bacterium genomic interval ACCTGTAATACTTGTCCCTATGCAAAAGCCAATGAGAGTCGATTGATTCAGCTTCAGGAAACCTACGGACCAGCAGGTTACCCGGTCGTAGCTATCATGCCTAATAATCCTGAACGGAAGCCCGGAGATAGTTTTGATGCAATGAAAGCCAATGCTGATGAAAAAGGCTTTAACTTCCTTTATCTCATAGATGAAGAGCAAAGTGTTTTCCCTCAATATGGAGCGACCAAAACGCCCGAAGTTTTTCTCCTGGATGAGAAGCGCATTGTTCGCTATCATGGAGCGATTGATGATAGTGTAAGGGATGAAGAAGGAGTAGAAACTAAGTTCGTTGAGAATGCGATAGCAGCTATTCAAAATGGACAAGATCCCAGCCCAACTACCACCAAGTCTATTGGTTGCGGTATACGATAGACATGATAAATATTTGGATTAGAAATAACCCATTTGGCTTTCGCGCCAAATGGGTTTATTGATTTATTCCTACTATTTCGATTTTCGCTTTTGACGAGCCATCCAGCCCA includes:
- a CDS encoding thioredoxin family protein, with the translated sequence MKNILFFTAFIAILGFTPQPKLAGIGIGDMAPAFNLKNIDGQMYSFENIKDANGESPKGYIIVFTCNTCPYAKANESRLIQLQETYGPAGYPVVAIMPNNPERKPGDSFDAMKANADEKGFNFLYLIDEEQSVFPQYGATKTPEVFLLDEKRIVRYHGAIDDSVRDEEGVETKFVENAIAAIQNGQDPSPTTTKSIGCGIR